Proteins co-encoded in one endosymbiont 'TC1' of Trimyema compressum genomic window:
- a CDS encoding HAD hydrolase-like protein, producing the protein MTYKKIFFDLDGTLSDSKEGIMKSLYYAIDKMGLEKPTEAFLQSFVGPLLWDSFINKLGLSEKDAATMIGYFRERFIPLGIYENTLYEGVKPLLQRLDQKKDIEIYIATAKPETSALTVLDYFKIKPYFKKIKGATFDGRIRTKSQVITSLLDVIEPVDKKEILMIGDRDHDVIGAHENGIDCLGVLYGYGSSAELEVVAVDHLVKNVSELSSFLLGD; encoded by the coding sequence ATGACGTATAAAAAAATATTTTTTGATTTAGATGGTACCTTAAGTGATTCTAAAGAAGGCATTATGAAATCTCTTTATTATGCTATTGATAAAATGGGGTTAGAGAAACCTACAGAAGCTTTTTTGCAAAGCTTTGTAGGACCACTCTTATGGGATTCCTTTATAAATAAGTTAGGCTTAAGTGAAAAAGATGCTGCTACAATGATTGGCTATTTTAGAGAACGTTTTATTCCTTTAGGTATTTATGAAAATACACTTTATGAAGGAGTTAAGCCATTGTTACAGCGTCTAGACCAAAAGAAGGATATTGAAATTTATATTGCTACAGCAAAACCAGAGACCAGTGCTTTAACTGTTTTAGATTATTTTAAAATTAAACCTTATTTTAAGAAAATTAAAGGAGCTACTTTTGATGGACGTATTCGTACGAAAAGCCAAGTTATTACTAGCCTTTTAGATGTTATTGAGCCTGTCGATAAAAAAGAAATTTTGATGATAGGTGATAGAGATCATGATGTTATTGGGGCTCATGAAAATGGTATTGATTGTTTAGGTGTACTGTATGGTTATGGCAGTTCAGCAGAGTTAGAGGTAGTTGCGGTTGATCATTTGGTTAAGAATGTTTCAGAATTATCATCTTTCTTATTAGGAGATTAA
- a CDS encoding epoxyqueuosine reductase QueH: protein MSEKINYNQIIEKKIADFKGKKSLLLHSCCGPCSASVIEKLQPYFEITVFYYNPNIYPDAEYFKRRDEQQKYLAKMNVPFVEGDYEAEIFFRLAKGLELEVEGGQRCLKCFEMRLRKTAEFGEEYNFQFLATTLTVSPHKNVNYINTLGQTLEKEYNIEYLVSDFKKKEGYKRSLEISQKEKFYRQDYCGCIYSQRKK, encoded by the coding sequence ATGAGTGAGAAAATAAATTATAATCAGATAATTGAAAAAAAGATAGCGGATTTTAAAGGAAAGAAAAGCCTTTTATTACATAGTTGTTGCGGTCCTTGTAGTGCTAGTGTAATTGAAAAATTGCAACCTTACTTTGAAATCACTGTTTTTTACTATAATCCTAATATTTATCCTGATGCTGAATATTTTAAAAGAAGAGATGAACAACAAAAATATTTGGCAAAAATGAATGTACCGTTTGTTGAAGGGGATTATGAAGCAGAGATTTTCTTTAGGTTAGCTAAGGGATTAGAATTGGAAGTTGAAGGTGGGCAGCGTTGCCTTAAATGTTTTGAAATGCGTTTAAGAAAAACTGCTGAGTTTGGAGAGGAATATAATTTTCAATTTCTTGCAACAACCCTTACCGTTAGCCCTCATAAAAATGTTAACTACATTAATACCTTGGGACAGACTCTTGAGAAAGAGTATAACATTGAATATTTGGTTAGTGATTTTAAGAAAAAAGAAGGCTATAAACGGTCATTAGAAATATCTCAAAAAGAAAAATTTTACCGACAGGATTACTGTGGTTGTATATATAGTCAAAGGAAGAAATGA
- a CDS encoding radical SAM protein — protein sequence MILGQIGLDISPCIGNCQFCVFGENQAIFTEQSLTDEEIIAEAKALTDDGDLYALFLMAMHTYDKEKMIRIIDLVRGAIPSHTQIWVNVGDTDTETFNLFRDAGANGAYHVCRVARRC from the coding sequence TTGATTTTGGGTCAAATTGGACTTGATATTTCACCCTGTATTGGCAACTGTCAGTTCTGTGTATTCGGTGAAAATCAGGCTATTTTTACGGAACAATCCTTAACGGATGAGGAAATTATAGCAGAAGCCAAGGCTTTAACAGACGATGGTGATCTCTATGCTTTGTTTTTAATGGCAATGCATACTTATGATAAAGAGAAAATGATTAGAATTATAGACTTAGTTCGTGGAGCAATTCCAAGCCATACTCAAATATGGGTTAATGTTGGGGATACTGATACGGAAACATTTAATCTTTTTAGGGATGCAGGTGCAAATGGAGCTTATCATGTCTGTCGGGTTGCGAGAAGGTGTTGA
- a CDS encoding Nif3-like dinuclear metal center hexameric protein — MRAYKNKKGLISKVCIMAGAGNMTPDMQLAIDEDCDAYITGEYNLYSELFGKFTGINLLIGSHANTEILGIKNLAKLLIAGTDVKAIKIKEKNY; from the coding sequence ATTAGAGCATACAAAAATAAGAAAGGCTTAATTTCTAAGGTCTGTATTATGGCTGGTGCCGGTAATATGACACCAGACATGCAACTAGCTATTGATGAAGACTGTGATGCCTACATTACCGGAGAATACAACCTTTACTCAGAACTTTTCGGAAAATTTACCGGCATTAATCTTTTAATTGGCAGTCACGCTAATACTGAAATCTTAGGTATCAAAAATCTAGCAAAACTACTTATTGCAGGCACTGATGTAAAAGCCATTAAAATAAAAGAAAAAAACTATTAA
- a CDS encoding DJ-1 family glyoxalase III, giving the protein MISILLASGFEETEVVTVFDILKRGDIEDVSLISVTGNRKLHSVRNLTIYAHGKIEEVDSKEQSAIILPGGKAGVNRLRSSIFVKKLVRDAYDNGGYIGAICEAPLVLEEVGLLKGYDYTCFQGMEKELETGNFIDKKVVVDRQLITAQSPSSSALFAFAILEKLKGKEVRKRIQSEWKGKCEEVSVNEE; this is encoded by the coding sequence ATGATTAGTATTTTGTTAGCATCAGGATTTGAAGAAACAGAGGTAGTAACTGTTTTTGATATTTTAAAAAGAGGGGACATTGAAGATGTTTCTTTAATTTCAGTAACTGGAAATAGAAAACTCCATAGTGTAAGAAATTTGACAATATATGCACATGGAAAAATTGAAGAAGTTGATAGCAAAGAACAATCAGCCATTATTCTTCCAGGAGGAAAAGCTGGGGTTAATCGTTTGAGAAGTTCAATCTTTGTAAAAAAATTGGTCAGAGATGCTTATGATAATGGAGGCTATATTGGCGCTATTTGCGAGGCTCCTTTAGTCCTTGAAGAAGTAGGCTTGTTGAAAGGCTATGACTATACGTGTTTTCAAGGAATGGAAAAAGAACTGGAAACAGGCAATTTTATTGATAAAAAAGTAGTTGTTGATAGACAGCTTATTACTGCACAAAGCCCAAGTTCAAGTGCATTATTCGCTTTTGCAATATTGGAAAAACTAAAAGGAAAAGAAGTCCGTAAAAGGATCCAAAGTGAATGGAAAGGAAAATGCGAAGAGGTTAGTGTAAATGAAGAATAG
- the truA gene encoding tRNA pseudouridine(38-40) synthase TruA, with translation MNIVLKVGYNGNGYNGFQRQKNTDNTIEHILEQSIMKVVEEPLTIIGASRTDSGVHAQGQMIQFRTRKKIPYEKYVPILNDLLPETIRIYESYFVPDDFHVRYQVLKKKYLYRIDINKVPNVFVLPFTYHFSQSLDIEKMTKAFKTIEGEHNFRAFCATGSSVKTHVRQIFEAVLFEDNNIITLSITGNGFLYNMIRIIAGTLVDIGRGFLKEDVFLKSFNTLRRETLGKTAPSKGLVLQEIIYEKGVLS, from the coding sequence ATGAATATAGTACTAAAAGTGGGCTATAATGGTAATGGCTATAATGGTTTCCAAAGACAGAAAAATACAGATAATACGATTGAACATATTTTGGAACAGTCTATTATGAAGGTTGTGGAAGAACCTCTTACGATTATTGGTGCCAGTCGCACAGATTCTGGTGTCCATGCCCAAGGTCAGATGATTCAATTTAGAACCCGTAAAAAGATTCCTTATGAGAAATATGTGCCTATTTTAAATGATCTGCTACCAGAAACCATCAGAATTTATGAAAGTTATTTTGTTCCAGATGATTTTCATGTACGCTATCAGGTTCTGAAGAAAAAATATCTTTATAGAATTGATATAAATAAGGTGCCTAATGTGTTTGTGTTACCATTTACTTATCATTTTTCACAGTCTTTAGACATTGAAAAAATGACAAAAGCTTTTAAAACTATAGAGGGAGAACATAACTTCAGAGCTTTTTGTGCTACAGGTTCTTCTGTTAAAACCCACGTTAGGCAGATTTTTGAAGCTGTATTATTTGAGGATAATAATATCATTACACTTTCAATTACAGGTAATGGTTTTTTATATAATATGATTCGCATTATTGCTGGAACACTAGTTGATATTGGTAGAGGTTTTTTAAAGGAGGATGTATTTTTAAAAAGCTTTAATACTTTAAGAAGAGAGACACTGGGAAAGACTGCACCTAGCAAAGGTCTCGTGTTGCAAGAAATAATATACGAAAAAGGGGTGTTAAGTTAA
- a CDS encoding energy-coupling factor transporter transmembrane component T family protein, with amino-acid sequence MLKDITIGQYLYRESFVHRLDPRTKIICAMIFMIGIFFVQFLYEYIFVLLMTLGTIYVSKIPIKKIIKGLKPILLLIILTAIMNIFFTKGTPIFEFGFIHIAWEGLSVAAFMALRIFFLVIFTSLLTLTTSPINLTNGIEGLLSPLKIIKVPAHEIAMMMSIALRFIPTLVDETDKIMKAQKARGADFETGNLLRRVKALVPILIPLFINALTRADDLALAMEARGYKGDRGRTKFKELHYKKNDVFVLLLFLLILVALIIRSVI; translated from the coding sequence ATGCTTAAAGATATAACTATTGGGCAATATTTGTATAGAGAGTCCTTTGTTCATCGTTTAGATCCCAGAACTAAGATTATCTGTGCAATGATATTTATGATTGGCATTTTTTTTGTACAGTTTTTATATGAATATATTTTTGTTTTACTAATGACTTTAGGAACAATCTATGTATCTAAAATTCCAATTAAGAAAATAATCAAAGGGTTAAAACCAATTTTACTTTTAATTATATTAACAGCAATTATGAATATCTTTTTTACCAAGGGAACACCAATTTTTGAGTTTGGCTTCATTCATATTGCTTGGGAGGGTTTAAGTGTAGCTGCCTTTATGGCTTTGAGAATTTTTTTCTTGGTTATTTTTACTTCCTTATTAACATTAACAACATCACCTATTAATTTAACAAATGGCATTGAGGGACTACTATCCCCTCTTAAAATAATTAAAGTTCCCGCTCATGAAATAGCTATGATGATGAGTATTGCTCTGAGATTTATTCCTACATTAGTGGATGAAACAGACAAAATTATGAAGGCTCAGAAAGCTCGTGGTGCTGATTTTGAAACAGGTAATTTATTGAGAAGAGTAAAGGCTTTAGTTCCTATTCTCATTCCTTTATTTATAAATGCGCTTACAAGAGCTGATGATTTAGCTTTGGCAATGGAGGCTAGAGGATATAAAGGAGATAGAGGCAGAACGAAATTTAAAGAGCTTCATTATAAAAAAAATGATGTATTTGTACTGCTCTTATTCTTGTTAATTTTAGTAGCTCTAATTATTAGGAGTGTTATTTAA
- a CDS encoding energy-coupling factor transporter ATPase, whose amino-acid sequence MSVEVKSVTYQYDIDDVNSREYGIFDISFKVESGQTIGVIGHTGSGKSTLMQHFNGLYLPQEGCIIIDEFTIDKNGKGLKELRRKVGLVFQYPEDQLFEETVFADIAFGPKNLGLTEAEVKKDVALSMEDIGLSYEDYQNRSPHELSGGEKRKVAIASVLAMNPDILILDEPTAGLDPRSKSDLLSLLFEIKEKRGLTVFFVSHDMDDIFEVADYLLVMENGRLALEGLPEEIFSKREYLLSLGLGTPFSVEIMALLKEAGCSVDFKPLRDKELVSQLLEIFKKGKKHA is encoded by the coding sequence ATGTCAGTTGAAGTAAAGTCAGTAACGTACCAATATGATATTGATGATGTAAATAGCAGAGAATATGGTATTTTTGATATTTCCTTTAAAGTGGAATCAGGGCAAACAATAGGGGTTATTGGTCATACAGGTTCAGGAAAATCAACTTTAATGCAACATTTCAATGGACTTTACTTGCCTCAAGAAGGTTGTATTATAATAGATGAATTTACTATTGATAAAAATGGTAAAGGCTTAAAAGAATTACGTAGAAAAGTTGGTTTGGTTTTTCAATACCCTGAAGATCAGTTGTTTGAGGAAACAGTATTTGCAGATATTGCTTTTGGACCTAAAAATTTAGGGCTAACAGAAGCTGAAGTAAAAAAAGATGTAGCATTATCTATGGAAGATATCGGTCTATCTTATGAAGACTATCAAAATCGCTCCCCTCATGAACTATCTGGAGGAGAGAAAAGGAAGGTCGCGATTGCATCTGTTTTGGCTATGAATCCTGATATTTTAATTTTAGATGAGCCAACAGCAGGATTAGATCCAAGAAGCAAAAGTGATTTGCTTTCCCTATTATTTGAAATTAAGGAAAAGAGGGGACTGACTGTATTTTTTGTTTCTCACGATATGGACGATATTTTTGAGGTTGCTGATTATTTACTTGTGATGGAAAATGGTCGTCTTGCTTTAGAAGGGCTACCAGAAGAAATATTTTCCAAAAGGGAATATTTGTTGTCTTTGGGACTGGGAACGCCTTTTAGTGTAGAAATAATGGCTTTACTAAAAGAGGCTGGCTGTAGTGTGGATTTTAAGCCTCTTAGAGATAAAGAATTAGTTAGTCAGCTTTTGGAAATTTTTAAAAAGGGGAAGAAACATGCTTAA
- a CDS encoding energy-coupling factor transporter ATPase — protein sequence MIKIDGLYHEYKKESGESIETLKNINIEIKKGNFVSIIGHNGSGKSTLAKHLNGLIVPQKGSITVEGMAVLDNENIWQVRQRVGMVFQNPDNQFVGGTIEEDIAFGLENLGIPSKDMMPIILAAAQKVGMEQHLKRPPHRLSGGQKQRSAIGSVLAMKPEYLVLDEPTSMLDPKGRKEVIEVLRQLNRDEAMTIVLITHFMDEVVYSDKVVVMDQGEVIIEGSPKAVFSEKKLLENIGMRLPKALEISLMLKEKGLELENTILTKEELVKRLCQLK from the coding sequence TTGATTAAAATAGATGGTCTCTACCATGAATATAAGAAAGAATCAGGTGAATCTATAGAGACTCTAAAAAATATAAATATAGAAATAAAAAAAGGCAACTTTGTTTCAATTATTGGTCATAATGGTTCTGGCAAGTCAACTTTAGCTAAACACTTAAATGGATTAATAGTGCCACAAAAAGGTAGCATTACAGTTGAAGGTATGGCTGTTTTAGATAATGAAAATATTTGGCAAGTACGCCAAAGAGTTGGTATGGTTTTTCAAAATCCAGACAACCAATTTGTTGGAGGCACTATAGAAGAAGATATTGCCTTTGGTTTAGAAAATCTTGGGATTCCTTCAAAAGATATGATGCCTATAATTTTAGCTGCTGCCCAAAAAGTAGGTATGGAACAGCATCTAAAAAGACCTCCTCACCGTTTGTCGGGGGGGCAAAAACAAAGAAGTGCCATCGGTTCTGTTTTGGCTATGAAACCAGAATATTTAGTATTAGATGAACCAACTTCTATGTTGGATCCTAAAGGTAGAAAAGAAGTCATTGAGGTTTTAAGACAGTTAAATAGAGATGAGGCTATGACTATTGTTTTAATTACCCACTTTATGGATGAAGTGGTCTATAGTGATAAAGTTGTCGTTATGGATCAAGGAGAGGTTATAATTGAAGGCTCCCCCAAAGCAGTATTTTCAGAAAAAAAACTTTTAGAAAATATTGGGATGCGTTTACCTAAGGCTTTAGAAATTAGTTTAATGCTTAAAGAAAAGGGCTTAGAATTAGAAAATACAATATTAACGAAAGAGGAATTGGTGAAACGCTTATGTCAGTTGAAGTAA